A genome region from Thermococcus gorgonarius includes the following:
- a CDS encoding ATP synthase subunit A, whose translation MGRIIRVTGPLVVADGMKGAKMYEVVRVGEMGLIGEIIRLEGDKAVIQVYEETAGIKPGEPVEGTGSSLSVELGPGLLTSMYDGIQRPLEKLRELSGDFIARGLTAPALPRDKKWHFTPKVKVGDKVVGGDILGVVPETSIIEHRILVPPWVEGEIVEIAEEGDYTVEEVIAKVKKPDGSIEELKMYHRWPVRVKRPYKSKLPPEVPLITGQRTIDTFFSQAKGGTAAIPGPFGSGKTVTQHQLAKWSDAQVVVYIGCGERGNEMTDVLEEFPKLKDPKTGKPLMERTVLIANTSNMPVAAREASIYTGITIAEYFRDQGYDVALMADSTSRWAEALREISGRLEEMPGEEGYPAYLASKIAEFYERAGRVITLGSDERIGSVSVIGAVSPPGGDFSEPVVQNTLRVVKVFWALDADLARRRHFPAINWLRSYSLYVDAIQDWWHKNVDPEWRKMRDTAMALLQKEAELQEIVRIVGPDALPDREKAILIVTRMLREDYLQQDAFDEVDTYCPPKKQVTMMRVILNFYEKTMEAVDRGVPVDEIAKLPVREKIGRMKFEPDIEKIRALIDETNSQFEELFKKYGA comes from the coding sequence ATGGGAAGGATAATTCGTGTAACCGGACCACTCGTCGTTGCGGACGGCATGAAAGGGGCCAAGATGTACGAGGTCGTTCGCGTCGGTGAGATGGGTCTCATCGGAGAAATCATTCGCCTTGAAGGAGACAAGGCGGTAATTCAGGTCTACGAGGAGACTGCAGGTATAAAGCCTGGCGAACCCGTCGAGGGAACAGGTTCCTCGCTCAGCGTCGAGCTCGGTCCTGGACTGCTCACCTCGATGTACGACGGAATTCAGAGGCCGCTTGAAAAGCTCCGCGAGCTCAGCGGTGACTTCATAGCGAGGGGTCTAACCGCCCCAGCTCTGCCGAGGGACAAGAAGTGGCACTTCACTCCTAAGGTCAAGGTCGGCGACAAGGTCGTTGGTGGAGACATCCTAGGTGTCGTCCCCGAGACCAGCATCATCGAGCACAGAATCCTCGTTCCCCCTTGGGTCGAGGGGGAGATTGTTGAAATAGCAGAAGAGGGCGATTACACCGTCGAGGAAGTTATAGCCAAGGTCAAGAAGCCGGACGGGAGCATAGAGGAGCTCAAGATGTACCACCGCTGGCCCGTCCGTGTGAAGAGGCCCTACAAGAGCAAACTTCCTCCGGAGGTTCCGCTCATCACCGGACAGAGAACCATCGATACATTCTTCAGTCAGGCCAAGGGTGGAACCGCGGCAATTCCCGGCCCCTTTGGTTCAGGAAAAACCGTCACCCAGCACCAGCTCGCCAAGTGGAGTGACGCTCAGGTCGTCGTCTACATCGGCTGTGGTGAGCGCGGAAACGAGATGACTGACGTTCTTGAGGAGTTTCCCAAACTAAAGGACCCGAAGACCGGAAAGCCGCTCATGGAGAGAACCGTTTTGATAGCCAACACCTCGAACATGCCGGTCGCTGCGCGTGAGGCTTCGATCTACACCGGAATCACCATAGCAGAGTACTTCCGCGACCAGGGCTACGACGTCGCTCTGATGGCAGACTCGACGAGCAGGTGGGCTGAGGCTCTCCGTGAAATTTCGGGCCGTCTCGAGGAGATGCCCGGTGAGGAGGGTTACCCTGCATACCTCGCGAGCAAGATAGCGGAGTTCTACGAGAGGGCCGGTAGGGTTATCACCCTCGGAAGCGACGAGAGAATAGGCAGTGTTTCCGTCATTGGAGCGGTCTCACCGCCCGGTGGTGACTTCAGCGAGCCCGTCGTTCAGAACACCCTGCGTGTCGTCAAGGTATTCTGGGCTTTGGATGCTGACCTCGCTCGTAGGAGGCACTTCCCGGCAATCAACTGGCTGAGGAGCTACTCGCTCTACGTCGACGCCATCCAGGACTGGTGGCACAAGAACGTTGACCCAGAGTGGAGGAAGATGCGCGACACCGCTATGGCCCTCCTCCAGAAGGAGGCTGAACTGCAGGAAATCGTTAGAATCGTCGGTCCAGATGCCCTGCCGGACAGGGAGAAGGCAATACTCATCGTCACCAGGATGCTCCGTGAGGACTACCTCCAGCAGGATGCTTTCGATGAGGTTGACACCTACTGTCCGCCGAAGAAGCAGGTCACCATGATGCGCGTCATTCTCAACTTCTACGAAAAGACCATGGAAGCAGTCGATAGAGGTGTTCCGGTTGACGAGATAGCCAAGCTCCCGGTCAGGGAGAAGATAGGGCGTATGAAGTTCGAGCCGGACATCGAGAAGATTAGGGCGCTCATAGACGAAACTAACTCCCAGTTTGAAGAGCTCTTCAAGAAGTACGGGGCGTGA
- a CDS encoding V-type ATP synthase subunit F: MKIAVLGDPDTAIGFKLAGVHEVYSFHSTPMDYERARNKLRELIQRDDIGLVLITETLARAVGVPDVKFPIILQIPDKSGSRFGEAQLKEIVRRAIGVELKR, translated from the coding sequence ATGAAAATAGCTGTCCTTGGTGACCCGGATACTGCAATAGGCTTCAAGCTTGCAGGGGTTCACGAGGTCTACTCTTTCCACTCAACCCCTATGGATTATGAGAGGGCTAGGAACAAGCTTAGGGAGCTCATTCAAAGGGATGATATTGGGCTCGTGCTTATCACCGAAACACTCGCCCGTGCTGTAGGCGTTCCGGATGTAAAGTTTCCGATCATCCTTCAGATACCAGACAAGTCTGGTTCGAGGTTTGGTGAGGCTCAGCTTAAGGAGATTGTTAGGAGGGCAATCGGTGTTGAGTTAAAGAGGTGA
- a CDS encoding V-type ATP synthase subunit C encodes MPVDSAITAILDTSLGVIFTWLTWKTGKILYRYTPYAYPNARINAMEAKLLTDQRINELAESRTLQNFVANLEDTDYKPHLASVSPDDPVEIEKALERALASAYLLMEEILPKRVSGFFRLLLEEWDVRNMSNVVKAKYMGEVASDYVIEIGLMVPKIKAMAEAKTMEEILVILEGTPYEEYYQKLLLGELDLRGFETLVYKTYYRKLLDYALSRKDEEKIILEEFVRTKIDIRNIVTVLRAKKADLPAEAIREHLIPGGKVKLESVLNVDNLDMALAELDSTRYGRVLRDVREEIGKNIGVAENALNDYLISRMRELTRFYPLSVATPIVYLLEKEKEVQKLRALAKLIGDGVPPEKIKAMMGGEGA; translated from the coding sequence ATGCCAGTGGATTCAGCCATAACAGCGATACTTGACACGAGTCTGGGGGTTATATTCACATGGCTGACCTGGAAGACGGGTAAAATACTTTACAGGTATACCCCCTACGCCTATCCAAACGCCCGAATAAACGCTATGGAGGCCAAACTTCTCACTGACCAAAGGATCAACGAACTGGCTGAGAGCAGAACCCTCCAGAACTTCGTTGCCAATCTTGAAGACACGGACTACAAGCCTCATCTCGCTTCAGTATCTCCTGATGATCCTGTGGAGATAGAGAAGGCCCTTGAAAGGGCCCTGGCATCGGCTTACCTCCTGATGGAGGAAATACTTCCGAAGAGGGTCTCGGGCTTTTTCAGACTCCTGCTTGAGGAGTGGGACGTTAGGAACATGTCCAACGTCGTCAAGGCCAAGTACATGGGTGAAGTGGCTTCGGACTACGTAATAGAGATTGGCCTCATGGTTCCGAAGATCAAGGCAATGGCAGAGGCCAAGACGATGGAGGAAATCTTGGTAATCCTCGAGGGCACACCGTACGAGGAATACTACCAGAAGCTTCTCCTTGGTGAACTTGACCTGAGAGGGTTTGAAACTCTCGTTTACAAGACATACTACAGAAAGCTTCTAGACTACGCCCTGTCGAGGAAGGACGAAGAAAAGATAATCCTCGAGGAGTTTGTAAGGACGAAGATTGACATAAGGAATATAGTTACAGTTCTCAGGGCTAAGAAAGCTGATCTCCCGGCAGAGGCGATCAGGGAGCACCTCATACCCGGCGGGAAGGTCAAGCTGGAAAGCGTGCTCAACGTTGATAACCTCGACATGGCCCTGGCTGAGCTGGACTCCACTAGGTACGGCCGCGTTCTCAGGGACGTGAGAGAGGAAATCGGGAAGAATATTGGAGTTGCTGAAAACGCCCTCAATGATTACCTGATCTCCAGAATGCGCGAGCTTACGAGGTTCTATCCACTAAGCGTTGCCACGCCGATAGTCTATCTCCTGGAGAAGGAAAAGGAGGTTCAGAAGCTCAGGGCACTCGCAAAACTGATAGGCGATGGAGTACCTCCTGAGAAAATCAAGGCCATGATGGGAGGGGAGGGGGCATGA
- a CDS encoding V-type ATP synthase subunit E encodes MSGAEGIIQEIHREAEQKVQYILNEAREQAEEIKEEARKKAEAQAEWILRKARTQAEIEKQRIIANAKLEVRKKRLAVQEDLIKEVLSALRERLSSLPDEEYFETLVKLAREGVEELGLQKIMVSSNKRTLELISSRLEEFSSKIGAEVILGKPMDTIGGIVVSDPEGKVRVDNTFESRMEKMENELRAEIAKALFG; translated from the coding sequence ATGAGCGGTGCAGAGGGAATAATCCAGGAGATCCATAGAGAAGCGGAGCAGAAGGTTCAGTACATACTCAACGAGGCTAGGGAGCAGGCGGAGGAGATCAAAGAAGAAGCCAGAAAAAAGGCAGAGGCTCAGGCCGAGTGGATACTCAGGAAGGCCAGAACTCAGGCGGAGATAGAGAAGCAGAGGATAATCGCCAACGCCAAGCTTGAAGTTAGAAAGAAGAGGCTGGCCGTCCAAGAAGATCTCATAAAGGAGGTTTTGTCTGCCCTCAGGGAGAGGCTCTCATCCCTTCCGGACGAGGAGTACTTCGAGACGCTGGTGAAGCTTGCCAGGGAGGGCGTGGAGGAACTTGGTCTTCAGAAGATAATGGTTTCCTCAAACAAGAGGACGCTGGAGCTTATCTCCAGCAGGCTTGAGGAGTTCAGCAGCAAAATAGGTGCCGAAGTTATCCTTGGGAAGCCAATGGATACCATTGGGGGTATAGTGGTTAGCGATCCCGAGGGTAAGGTTAGGGTTGACAACACCTTCGAGAGCAGGATGGAGAAAATGGAGAACGAGCTCAGGGCCGAGATAGCTAAAGCCCTCTTCGGGTGA